In Chryseobacterium shigense, the following proteins share a genomic window:
- a CDS encoding RHS repeat domain-containing protein produces the protein MRKLLLSVTLISGLVQAQRNFGGTPEPMPSVSSFSSYVNTPVSLSTGVPNISIPLFSLPTGSGNLTLPVALSYHTYNAAADKPGSEVGLGWSLMKAGVISRILSGVDERFSDSSKPDYQKNQFYDIYYYDIPGNSGKFKFVRDINNNTFTVNNISGNNVKIEYTRTSNTATLIVDSFTITDGSGLKYIFEDYSLSRTSEDTRAKEFNYKSAFFLTRITDQNNVTVANFSYQKNNKYIGSGTSYLLYQNCKLETISTKYGKIVFENGYASSLDDTNNDAYSIKSVSLLDSSSRLVSKYRMEYADFHIPGPQPKTNEGKRTLWTLDKLDKNQQVIESRKFRYDTSGSETSYSPLPDPESYGNFLCPSTGYVSPTYNTLGLLKQMDLPEGGSVVYNFEAGTVYLDKSNVQLDNTVISDPDLQYLDMVNTIGFDTNTSRNYTFQVSEAGQFFVSFIPDETYVIPNPHGDIILTPTYKLANSAGTNISGNRGSCREDVLVYNLVPGTYTFKITGNGNGSLFNYRIKSLPQPYKNRYFSGTRIANIKYYESSGNLKKTISYDYDSFSNPNNASGESYMNEVCSGAEYEGSFVLYRNIKEIYGTPSQNTGYTKYYYKTPNDYSMWPAIYRPYYNIVSSGLLVKKEVFNAQNQLMGDENTDYVLEEIPTADEYALCSSNTSKAAWLKSVKTFSKNYYTNGSSLQNSTETIFNASNFQPSVMKETSPEGKVTEKKIKYAGDLNNTRLSTAGMTEVPLLTEVRVNGALVDKSETKYDNVSNFYPSSVMGYNVQNQNEFTAATLDVYDDKGNLVQVSDKSNVPVTTIWGYDKTQPIAKIEGLAYSQVMNLPVVIAAINASNADAANPANEASLLQALENLRKDPALKNYSVTAYTYDPLIGITNSISPNGIKTIYLYDHSGRLVKVTDASGKTLKEYQYNYKH, from the coding sequence ATGAGAAAATTATTATTATCAGTTACCCTGATCTCAGGCTTAGTACAGGCCCAGAGAAACTTCGGGGGTACGCCGGAGCCGATGCCATCGGTTTCCTCTTTTTCGTCCTATGTAAACACTCCTGTTTCTTTATCTACAGGAGTTCCCAATATATCGATCCCTTTATTTTCCCTTCCCACCGGCAGTGGAAATTTAACCCTGCCCGTTGCCTTAAGTTACCATACTTATAATGCTGCAGCGGATAAGCCGGGAAGTGAGGTGGGTCTTGGTTGGTCACTGATGAAGGCCGGGGTCATTTCAAGGATCCTTTCCGGTGTGGATGAAAGATTTTCAGATTCATCCAAACCCGATTACCAGAAAAACCAGTTTTATGATATTTATTACTATGACATTCCCGGCAATTCCGGAAAGTTCAAATTTGTAAGGGATATAAACAATAATACCTTTACCGTCAATAATATTTCCGGGAATAATGTTAAAATAGAATATACCAGAACTTCCAATACAGCCACCCTGATTGTCGATTCATTCACCATCACCGATGGTTCCGGCCTCAAATATATTTTTGAGGATTACAGCCTTTCCCGTACGTCAGAAGATACCCGCGCCAAAGAATTTAATTACAAGTCTGCCTTTTTTCTAACAAGGATAACAGACCAGAACAACGTTACGGTAGCCAATTTCAGCTACCAGAAAAACAATAAGTATATAGGATCTGGTACCAGCTACCTGCTGTACCAGAACTGCAAGCTGGAAACCATCTCCACGAAATACGGCAAAATTGTTTTCGAAAACGGCTATGCCTCTTCTCTGGACGATACGAATAATGATGCTTACAGCATTAAAAGTGTTTCCCTGCTGGACAGCTCTTCCCGTCTTGTTTCAAAATACAGGATGGAATATGCTGATTTTCATATTCCCGGTCCTCAGCCCAAAACCAATGAAGGCAAAAGGACCCTATGGACCCTGGATAAGCTGGACAAGAACCAGCAGGTTATAGAAAGCAGGAAGTTCCGGTATGATACTTCCGGTTCAGAAACCAGCTACAGCCCCTTACCAGACCCCGAATCTTATGGTAATTTTTTATGCCCGTCCACAGGCTACGTATCTCCAACGTATAATACACTGGGGCTGCTAAAACAGATGGACCTTCCAGAAGGAGGTTCTGTAGTCTATAATTTTGAAGCAGGTACGGTTTATTTGGACAAGAGCAATGTTCAGCTCGATAATACGGTAATATCAGATCCTGATCTGCAGTATCTTGACATGGTGAATACTATTGGTTTCGATACGAATACCAGCCGGAATTATACTTTTCAGGTTTCTGAAGCCGGGCAATTTTTTGTAAGCTTTATTCCGGATGAAACATATGTGATTCCCAATCCACATGGGGATATTATCCTTACGCCGACGTATAAACTGGCCAATTCAGCAGGAACCAATATTTCAGGGAACAGAGGAAGCTGCCGTGAAGACGTATTAGTATATAACCTGGTACCCGGTACCTATACCTTTAAAATTACAGGAAACGGAAACGGATCATTGTTCAACTACCGTATTAAATCCCTGCCTCAGCCTTATAAAAACAGGTATTTTTCCGGGACCCGTATTGCCAATATAAAATATTATGAATCTTCCGGCAACCTGAAAAAAACAATAAGCTATGATTATGATTCCTTTTCCAATCCCAATAATGCAAGTGGAGAATCTTATATGAATGAAGTTTGCAGTGGTGCAGAATATGAGGGCAGTTTTGTTCTTTACAGGAACATAAAAGAAATTTACGGTACCCCTTCCCAGAATACGGGCTATACAAAGTATTATTATAAAACACCTAATGATTATTCAATGTGGCCAGCTATTTACCGACCTTATTATAATATTGTTTCTTCAGGGCTGCTGGTAAAAAAAGAAGTTTTCAATGCGCAGAACCAGCTGATGGGTGATGAAAATACGGACTATGTTTTAGAGGAAATCCCAACAGCTGACGAATATGCGCTGTGCAGTAGCAATACCTCAAAAGCAGCATGGTTAAAATCGGTCAAAACGTTTTCCAAAAACTATTATACTAACGGCAGCAGCCTGCAGAACAGTACCGAAACCATTTTTAATGCTTCGAATTTCCAGCCTTCTGTTATGAAAGAAACTTCACCGGAAGGAAAAGTGACGGAGAAAAAGATAAAATATGCAGGTGATCTTAATAATACCCGCCTGTCCACTGCCGGTATGACCGAGGTGCCGCTTCTGACTGAAGTAAGAGTAAACGGAGCCCTTGTAGATAAGTCTGAAACGAAATATGATAATGTCTCGAATTTTTATCCGTCATCTGTCATGGGATACAATGTGCAAAACCAGAACGAGTTTACAGCAGCTACACTTGATGTGTATGATGACAAGGGAAATCTTGTACAGGTTTCGGATAAATCTAATGTTCCCGTAACCACCATCTGGGGATACGACAAAACCCAGCCCATTGCTAAAATTGAAGGCCTTGCGTACAGCCAGGTAATGAACCTCCCGGTTGTAATAGCGGCCATTAATGCATCCAATGCCGATGCGGCTAACCCTGCCAAT
- a CDS encoding T9SS type A sorting domain-containing protein, whose amino-acid sequence MKKIYSGACILCAVFGLSAQEVLWQKDIKSSTQDFLSQVTTTIDGQYLITGSSIQSGSNSAATSNLKSATLKQNNGYDFHLIKLNQQGDQVWGKYLSGQNHDYLSGSVATQDGGFLISGTSYSGKGLDKKEDSKGGSDIWLVRLNEFGDELWQKTLGSSSDEEARSVIQATDLGFFIAGNVQNSSKGYGSKDALIVKLDKDGKELSQLILGGKGLDEVEKMIPTKDGGALLGIYSRSYEVRVSGSGNQKSSSISNSISRNGKSTENFGEGDYWIIKLNKTGKVEWEKNYGGKGDDHLRTLALTSNGYLIGGESRSERSGNKTVGIEEGTDLWLISLNERGEELWQKSYNFGNRDILMGTSILHSADDKSSKGILLGGYTQAEGKIQTDDETFWMLYLNQNGEEQWRKHVKGESRKREERLSDIKLNRDGSIILAGTSAEELGKENWKIIKLGDKQLDQLIEKQDIKIYPNPVSDYAYVEIGYDFKEADILLYDMGGRQLQSLKTKNKITKINTQNLIQGAYLVTIKTDTNKTASAKLIKK is encoded by the coding sequence ATGAAGAAAATATATTCTGGTGCATGTATTCTATGCGCTGTTTTCGGGCTGTCTGCCCAGGAAGTATTGTGGCAGAAAGATATCAAATCCTCAACGCAGGATTTTCTAAGCCAGGTTACTACAACCATTGACGGGCAATACTTAATAACGGGAAGCAGTATTCAATCAGGGAGTAATTCAGCTGCAACCTCCAACCTGAAATCTGCAACCTTGAAACAAAACAACGGCTACGATTTCCATTTAATCAAACTCAACCAACAGGGCGATCAGGTTTGGGGAAAATATCTTTCAGGCCAAAACCATGATTACCTTTCAGGATCTGTAGCTACCCAGGATGGCGGTTTTTTAATTTCCGGAACCAGCTATTCCGGTAAAGGCTTGGATAAAAAAGAAGATTCCAAAGGCGGATCAGATATCTGGCTGGTAAGGCTAAACGAATTCGGGGATGAACTCTGGCAAAAGACTTTAGGAAGTTCTTCCGATGAAGAGGCCAGATCCGTTATTCAGGCCACGGATTTAGGATTTTTTATTGCCGGGAATGTTCAGAACTCTTCTAAAGGCTATGGTTCCAAAGATGCTTTGATTGTAAAACTGGATAAAGACGGAAAAGAACTATCTCAATTGATTTTAGGAGGAAAAGGATTGGATGAGGTTGAAAAAATGATTCCAACTAAAGATGGAGGTGCTTTGTTAGGGATCTATTCGAGGAGTTACGAGGTTCGGGTTTCAGGTTCCGGGAATCAAAAGTCTTCATCTATTTCAAACTCAATATCACGTAATGGGAAATCGACCGAAAACTTCGGAGAAGGTGACTACTGGATCATTAAGCTTAACAAAACCGGGAAAGTAGAATGGGAGAAGAACTATGGAGGTAAAGGAGATGACCATTTGAGAACACTGGCTTTGACTTCAAACGGCTATTTAATAGGAGGAGAATCCAGATCCGAAAGGTCAGGAAACAAAACTGTAGGAATAGAAGAAGGAACAGATTTATGGTTAATTTCTTTAAATGAAAGAGGCGAAGAGCTTTGGCAGAAATCCTACAATTTTGGAAACAGGGATATCCTGATGGGAACGAGTATTTTACATTCAGCAGATGATAAATCTTCTAAAGGAATCCTGTTAGGCGGTTATACTCAGGCAGAAGGAAAAATACAGACCGATGATGAAACCTTCTGGATGCTGTACTTAAACCAAAATGGAGAGGAGCAGTGGAGAAAACACGTAAAAGGAGAATCCAGGAAAAGAGAAGAAAGACTTTCAGATATTAAACTGAACAGGGACGGCTCCATCATATTGGCTGGAACTAGTGCTGAAGAACTCGGAAAAGAGAACTGGAAGATTATAAAATTGGGAGATAAGCAGCTTGATCAGTTGATTGAAAAACAAGACATCAAAATCTATCCTAATCCGGTATCAGATTATGCTTATGTGGAAATTGGGTATGATTTCAAGGAAGCGGACATCCTGTTGTATGATATGGGAGGAAGACAGCTTCAGAGCCTGAAAACAAAAAATAAGATTACTAAGATTAATACCCAGAATTTAATTCAGGGAGCTTATCTGGTGACGATAAAAACAGATACAAATAAGACAGCAAGTGCAAAATTAATTAAGAAGTAA